One genomic segment of Hevea brasiliensis isolate MT/VB/25A 57/8 chromosome 3, ASM3005281v1, whole genome shotgun sequence includes these proteins:
- the LOC110662592 gene encoding uncharacterized protein LOC110662592 isoform X5, whose translation MAGISPNPTLSLRRIHGIQCCSGAPGNEKWSRVGTKSKTPRILKFAVSGVTELLRLFSFSSKDSLDRVSCEERDEISVSGIDDVVMILMGDYENAYFVTGIFTSAIYAEDCLFEDPTIRFRGTDLYARNLKLLVPFFDSPSIGLQNIEKGVNSETKFVLAKWKLRCLNWLTLFYMFKAIST comes from the exons ATGGCGGGAATATCACCCAATCCAACCTTGAGTTTAAGG AGAATTCATGGAATCCAATGCTGCTCAGGGGCACCAGGTAATGAAAAATGGAGCAGAGTTGGAACTAAATCTAAAACCCCACGAATTTTGAAATTCGCCGTAAGTGGAGTCACGGAGCTTCTCAGGCTCTTCTCCTTCTCTAGCAAAGATAG TCTGGATAGGGTGAGCTGTGAAGAAAGAGATGAGATATCTGTTTCGGGTATTGATGATGTCGTAATGATCCTCATGGGAGATTATGAGAATGCTTATTTTGTTACGG GGATTTTCACTTCTGCAATTTATGCTGAAGATTGTCTCTTTGAAGATCCTACTATCAGATTTCGAG GTACTGATTTGTACGCCCGCAACTTGAAACTACTAGTTCCTTTCTTTGACTCCCCATCAATTGGACTGCAAAATATTGAGAAG GGTGTCAATTCTGAAACAAAATTTGTGCTGGCAAAGTGGAAACTAAGGTGCCTAAATTGGTTAACTCTGTTTTATATGTTCAAGGCAATATCAACTTAG
- the LOC110662592 gene encoding uncharacterized protein LOC110662592 isoform X2, with product MAGISPNPTLSLRRIHGIQCCSGAPGNEKWSRVGTKSKTPRILKFAVSGVTELLRLFSFSSKDSLDRVSCEERDEISVSGIDDVVMILMGDYENAYFVTGIFTSAIYAEDCLFEDPTIRFRGTDLYARNLKLLVPFFDSPSIGLQNIEKGVNSETKFVLAKWKLRLLGMLKAGMFQHLKQLARFLPLALGNQRFEDSRSVVLLLGNDDCLCLLIGVLHLTLMGLKFFGDNPDTITIFNLSFVQNGIGFSKFV from the exons ATGGCGGGAATATCACCCAATCCAACCTTGAGTTTAAGG AGAATTCATGGAATCCAATGCTGCTCAGGGGCACCAGGTAATGAAAAATGGAGCAGAGTTGGAACTAAATCTAAAACCCCACGAATTTTGAAATTCGCCGTAAGTGGAGTCACGGAGCTTCTCAGGCTCTTCTCCTTCTCTAGCAAAGATAG TCTGGATAGGGTGAGCTGTGAAGAAAGAGATGAGATATCTGTTTCGGGTATTGATGATGTCGTAATGATCCTCATGGGAGATTATGAGAATGCTTATTTTGTTACGG GGATTTTCACTTCTGCAATTTATGCTGAAGATTGTCTCTTTGAAGATCCTACTATCAGATTTCGAG GTACTGATTTGTACGCCCGCAACTTGAAACTACTAGTTCCTTTCTTTGACTCCCCATCAATTGGACTGCAAAATATTGAGAAG GGTGTCAATTCTGAAACAAAATTTGTGCTGGCAAAGTGGAAACTAAG GTTGTTAGGCATGCTGAAAGCTGGAATGTTTCAGCACTTGAAGCAATTGGCCAGATTTTTACCCCTAGCTTTGGGAAACCAG CGATTTGAAGACTCTAGAAGTGTAGTGCTTCTGCTTGGAAATGATGATTGCTTGTGTTTACTCATTGGCGTTCTTCATTTGACTTTAATGGGATTGAAATTCTTTGGAGACAATCCCGATACCATTACTATTTTTAACCTATCTTTTGTTCAAAATGGTATTGGTTTCTCCAAATTTGTCTAA
- the LOC110662592 gene encoding uncharacterized protein LOC110662592 isoform X3, which translates to MAGISPNPTLSLRRIHGIQCCSGAPGNEKWSRVGTKSKTPRILKFAVSGVTELLRLFSFSSKDSLDRVSCEERDEISVSGIDDVVMILMGDYENAYFVTGIFTSAIYAEDCLFEDPTIRFRGTDLYARNLKLLVPFFDSPSIGLQNIEKGVNSETKFVLAKWKLRTYLKFPWRPFISIDGSTIYEINDEFKVVRHAESWNVSALEAIGQIFTPSFGKPAAI; encoded by the exons ATGGCGGGAATATCACCCAATCCAACCTTGAGTTTAAGG AGAATTCATGGAATCCAATGCTGCTCAGGGGCACCAGGTAATGAAAAATGGAGCAGAGTTGGAACTAAATCTAAAACCCCACGAATTTTGAAATTCGCCGTAAGTGGAGTCACGGAGCTTCTCAGGCTCTTCTCCTTCTCTAGCAAAGATAG TCTGGATAGGGTGAGCTGTGAAGAAAGAGATGAGATATCTGTTTCGGGTATTGATGATGTCGTAATGATCCTCATGGGAGATTATGAGAATGCTTATTTTGTTACGG GGATTTTCACTTCTGCAATTTATGCTGAAGATTGTCTCTTTGAAGATCCTACTATCAGATTTCGAG GTACTGATTTGTACGCCCGCAACTTGAAACTACTAGTTCCTTTCTTTGACTCCCCATCAATTGGACTGCAAAATATTGAGAAG GGTGTCAATTCTGAAACAAAATTTGTGCTGGCAAAGTGGAAACTAAG AACCTACCTTAAATTTCCATGGAGGCCTTTTATTTCAATTGATGGAAGcacaatttatgaaataaatgatgaatttaaa GTTGTTAGGCATGCTGAAAGCTGGAATGTTTCAGCACTTGAAGCAATTGGCCAGATTTTTACCCCTAGCTTTGGGAAACCAG CAGCGATTTGA
- the LOC110662592 gene encoding uncharacterized protein LOC110662592 isoform X4: MAGISPNPTLSLRRIHGIQCCSGAPGNEKWSRVGTKSKTPRILKFAVSGVTELLRLFSFSSKDSLDRVSCEERDEISVSGIDDVVMILMGDYENAYFVTGIFTSAIYAEDCLFEDPTIRFRGTDLYARNLKLLVPFFDSPSIGLQNIEKGVNSETKFVLAKWKLRTYLKFPWRPFISIDGSTIYEINDEFKVVRHAESWNVSALEAIGQIFTPSFGKPAI, from the exons ATGGCGGGAATATCACCCAATCCAACCTTGAGTTTAAGG AGAATTCATGGAATCCAATGCTGCTCAGGGGCACCAGGTAATGAAAAATGGAGCAGAGTTGGAACTAAATCTAAAACCCCACGAATTTTGAAATTCGCCGTAAGTGGAGTCACGGAGCTTCTCAGGCTCTTCTCCTTCTCTAGCAAAGATAG TCTGGATAGGGTGAGCTGTGAAGAAAGAGATGAGATATCTGTTTCGGGTATTGATGATGTCGTAATGATCCTCATGGGAGATTATGAGAATGCTTATTTTGTTACGG GGATTTTCACTTCTGCAATTTATGCTGAAGATTGTCTCTTTGAAGATCCTACTATCAGATTTCGAG GTACTGATTTGTACGCCCGCAACTTGAAACTACTAGTTCCTTTCTTTGACTCCCCATCAATTGGACTGCAAAATATTGAGAAG GGTGTCAATTCTGAAACAAAATTTGTGCTGGCAAAGTGGAAACTAAG AACCTACCTTAAATTTCCATGGAGGCCTTTTATTTCAATTGATGGAAGcacaatttatgaaataaatgatgaatttaaa GTTGTTAGGCATGCTGAAAGCTGGAATGTTTCAGCACTTGAAGCAATTGGCCAGATTTTTACCCCTAGCTTTGGGAAACCAG CGATTTGA
- the LOC110662592 gene encoding uncharacterized protein LOC110662592 isoform X1 yields MAGISPNPTLSLRRIHGIQCCSGAPGNEKWSRVGTKSKTPRILKFAVSGVTELLRLFSFSSKDSLDRVSCEERDEISVSGIDDVVMILMGDYENAYFVTGIFTSAIYAEDCLFEDPTIRFRGTDLYARNLKLLVPFFDSPSIGLQNIEKGVNSETKFVLAKWKLRLLGMLKAGMFQHLKQLARFLPLALGNQQRFEDSRSVVLLLGNDDCLCLLIGVLHLTLMGLKFFGDNPDTITIFNLSFVQNGIGFSKFV; encoded by the exons ATGGCGGGAATATCACCCAATCCAACCTTGAGTTTAAGG AGAATTCATGGAATCCAATGCTGCTCAGGGGCACCAGGTAATGAAAAATGGAGCAGAGTTGGAACTAAATCTAAAACCCCACGAATTTTGAAATTCGCCGTAAGTGGAGTCACGGAGCTTCTCAGGCTCTTCTCCTTCTCTAGCAAAGATAG TCTGGATAGGGTGAGCTGTGAAGAAAGAGATGAGATATCTGTTTCGGGTATTGATGATGTCGTAATGATCCTCATGGGAGATTATGAGAATGCTTATTTTGTTACGG GGATTTTCACTTCTGCAATTTATGCTGAAGATTGTCTCTTTGAAGATCCTACTATCAGATTTCGAG GTACTGATTTGTACGCCCGCAACTTGAAACTACTAGTTCCTTTCTTTGACTCCCCATCAATTGGACTGCAAAATATTGAGAAG GGTGTCAATTCTGAAACAAAATTTGTGCTGGCAAAGTGGAAACTAAG GTTGTTAGGCATGCTGAAAGCTGGAATGTTTCAGCACTTGAAGCAATTGGCCAGATTTTTACCCCTAGCTTTGGGAAACCAG CAGCGATTTGAAGACTCTAGAAGTGTAGTGCTTCTGCTTGGAAATGATGATTGCTTGTGTTTACTCATTGGCGTTCTTCATTTGACTTTAATGGGATTGAAATTCTTTGGAGACAATCCCGATACCATTACTATTTTTAACCTATCTTTTGTTCAAAATGGTATTGGTTTCTCCAAATTTGTCTAA
- the LOC110662633 gene encoding uncharacterized protein LOC110662633, translating into MIPACFSHPNTLSSGSQVPQSLITCIYQTQLCNSPTYLTLTWSKTLFSHSLTIYAADSFSITISLYPSTFSFFRNKPGSKSIYLTHSHYQRIKLYWDFTRAEFTHNSAEPESCFYIAIACNANLEFFLGDLYTELTRRSGFVMTPQLADYQPILLSRREHVFGRKSYISRAKFLGSKREIKIECNGGTLVLKVDGEISLVIKRLTWKFRGNERIFVGGMEVEFFWDVFNWVGNDNNGGGAGSGNGSNSNGHGVFIFQVGDGGVWPEMVGLEKRLIRKSLSSVGHTLKPAAMSLSPSPSCSSVLQWAEESSDCGRSSCSSSTRSCGSNGGFSLLLYAWRKD; encoded by the coding sequence ATGATCCCAGCATGTTTCAGCCACCCCAACACACTCTCAAGTGGCTCTCAAGTGCCTCAAAGTCTCATAACATGCATATATCAAACTCAACTCTGCAACTCCCCAACCTATCTCACACTTACTTGGTCGAAAACCCTCTTTTCTCATTCCCTAACTATTTATGCTGCAGATTCTTTCTCCATCACCATCTCTCTCTACCCATCGACCTTCTCCTTCTTCAGAAACAAGCCAGGCTCCAAATCTATCTACTTGACCCATAGCCATTACCAAAGAATCAAGCTTTACTGGGACTTCACTCGCGCTGAGTTCACTCACAACTCAGCTGAGCCAGAGTCATGTTTCTACATCGCCATTGCCTGTAATGCAAATCTAGAATTCTTTCTTGGTGATCTTTATACCGAATTGACTCGGCGATCTGGGTTCGTCATGACTCCGCAACTAGCTGATTATCAACCGATTCTGCTGTCTCGGAGGGAGCATGTGTTTGGACGTAAGAGTTACATATCTAGAGCTAAGTTCTTGGGGTCCAAACGTGAGATTAAAATAGAATGCAATGGAGGAACGCTTGTACTAAAAGTTGATGGCGAAATAAGCCTCGTCATAAAGAGACTGACATGGAAATTCAGAGGAAATGAAAGAATTTTCGTCGGTGGCATGGAAGTCGAATTCTTCTGGGACGTTTTCAACTGGGTCGGCAATGATAACAATGGCGGTGGTGCTGGTAGTGGTAATGGTAGTAACAGTAATGGTCATGGCGTGTTTATTTTCCAAGTTGGTGATGGCGGAGTGTGGCCGGAGATGGTAGGCCTAGAGAAGAGGCTGATAAGGAAGAGTTTGTCATCGGTAGGGCACACATTGAAGCCGGCGGCGATGTCACTTTCGCCGTCGCCATCGTGCTCTAGTGTGTTGCAGTGGGCAGAGGAGAGTAGCGACTGTGGGAGAAGTTCATGTTCTTCATCTACTAGATCATGCGGGAGTAATGGAGGGTTCTCTTTGTTGTTGTATGCTTGGAGGAAGGACTAA
- the LOC110662514 gene encoding uncharacterized protein LOC110662514, with translation MALAVVNGPTVIEFVEDQKAFEICVEECFEMLDADGDGVISRNELCAGFCKLMVQPIQDMNNLYDAIFERFDEDKIGSIDRQQFRSLMKEIMFAMARGIGNSPVLMALDSESLLMKAVQHEHAKK, from the coding sequence atggcTTTAGCTGTTGTGAATGGACCAACGGTGATCGAATTTGTAGAAGATCAGAAAGCGTTCGAAATCTGCGTTGAGGAATGCTTTGAAATGCTTGATGCTGATGGTGATGGAGTGATTTCACGTAATGAGCTTTGTGCAGGATTTTGCAAGCTCATGGTTCAGCCAATACAAGACATGAATAATCTTTACGATGCGATTTTCGAAAGATTTGATGAGGATAAAATTGGGAGTATTGATCGTCAACAGTTTAGGTCCTTAATGAAGGAGATTATGTTCGCCATGGCTCGTGGGATCGGTAATTCTCCTGTTCTAATGGCTCTTGATTCTGAAAGCTTGCTCATGAAGGCAGTCCAACATGAACATGCCAAGAAATGA